A DNA window from Myripristis murdjan chromosome 19, fMyrMur1.1, whole genome shotgun sequence contains the following coding sequences:
- the LOC115378099 gene encoding dnaJ homolog subfamily C member 7-like has translation MAAVDIDMPMETEAQTPFQEDVERQAEGFKEQGNAFYIKKDYSEAFNYYTKAIDACPKNASYYSNRAATLMMLCRFREALEDSQQAVRLDDCFMKGHLREGKCHLSLGNAMAASRCFQKVLELEPSNSQAQQEHKNAAAVQEYERMAEFGFEKRDFRKVVYCMDRALALASACHRFKILKAECLALLGRYPEAQSVASDILRMDPTNADALYVQGLCLYYEDCIDKAVQFFVQALRMAPDHEKARLACRNAKALKAKKEEGNQAFKDCNYEAAYQLYTEALKIDPNNIKTNAKLYCNRGTVGAKLKKLDQAIEDCTSAVKLDETYIKAYLRRAQCYMDLEQYEEAVRDYETVYQTEKTKEHKHLLKNAQLELKKSKRKDYYKVLGVGKNATDDEIKKAYRKRALMHHPDRHSAATPEVQKEEEKKFKEVGEAFTVLSDPKKKVRYDNGHDLEDDGGFGGGDFDANNIFRAFFGGQGGGFNFESSPNAGPGNFFFQFG, from the exons ATGGCAGCTGTTGACATCGACATGCCGATGGAAACAGAAGCCCAGACCCCCTTTCAGGAGGACGTAGAGCG TCAGGCTGAGGGCTTCAAAGAGCAAGGAAATGCATTCTACATCAAGAAAGATTACTCCGAAGCTTTCAACTACTACACAAAGGCCATCG aTGCATGCCCCAAGAATGCCAGTTACTATAGCAACAGGGCAGCTACATTGATGATGCTGTGTCGCTTTCGAGAGGCCCTGGAAGACTCCCAGCAGGCTGTGCGGCTGGATGACTGCTTCATGAAG GGGCATCTGCGTGAGGGCAAGTGCCATCTATCTTTGGGTAACGCCATGGCTGCTAGCCGCTGTTTCCAGAAGGTTCTGGAGCTGGAGCCCAGCAACAGCCAGGCCCAGCAGGAG cATAAGAATGCTGCAGCGGTCCAGGAATATGAGCGAATGGCAGAATTTGGCTTTGAAAAGCGGGATTTCAGAAAG GTTGTGTACTGTATGGACCGGGCTCTAGCTCTGGCCTCTGCCTGCCACCGCTTCAAAATCCTGAAGGCAGAGTGTCTCGCTCTGCTGGGACGCTACCCAGAAGCCCAGTCTGTGGCAAG TGATATCCTGCGGATGGATCCCACCAATGCAGATGCACTGTATGTCCAAGGCCTGTGTCTTTACTATGAGGACTGTATCGATAAAGCCGTGCAGTTCTTTGTCCAGGCTCTGCGCATGGCACCCGATCATGAGAAGGCCCGGTTAGCCTGCAGG AACGCTAAAGCCTTAAAAGCcaagaaagaggagggaaaccAGGCGTTCAAGGACTGCAACTATGAAGCTGCGTATCAGCTGTACACAGAGGCTCTGAAAATAGACCCCAACAACATCAAGACCAATGCTAAACTCTACTGCAACAGAGGCACAGTGGGAGCTAAG CTGAAGAAACTTGATCAAGCCATCGAGGACTGCACTAGTGCAGTCAAGCTGGATGAAACTTACATCAAGGCCTATTTACGACGAGCCCAGTG TTACATGGACTTGGAGCAGTATGAAGAAGCTGTACGGGATTACGAAACTGTTTACCAGACGGAAAAGACCAAAG AACACAAGCATCTGCTGAAGAACGCCCAGCTGGAACTgaagaagagcaagaggaaAGATTACTACAAGGTGCTGGGAGTCGGAAAGAACGCCACTGATGACGAGATCAAGAAGGCCTACCGCAAACGGGCCCTCATGCACCACCCAG ACCGCCACAGTGCAGCGACTCCAGAAgtgcagaaggaggaggagaagaagttCAAGGAGGTGGGCGAGGCCTTCACTGTGCTGTCTGACCCCAAGAAGAAAGTCCGCTACGATAACGGGCATGACCTGGAGGATGATGGCGGCTTTGGTGGAGGAG ATTTTGATGCCAACAACATCTTCAGGGCCTTCTTCGGTGGCCAGGGTGGAGGATTTAATTTTGAATCCAGTCCAA atgCTGGGCCTGGAAATTTCTTTTTCCAGTTTGGCTAA